GTCGATCGTCGCCGAGGTGATGATGACTTTCAGATCGGGGCGTCGAGGGAGAAGTTCCCGCAGGTAGCCGAGGAGGAAGTCGATGTTCAGGCTGCGCTCGTGTGCTTCATCGACAATGATCGTGTCGTAGGCTTTCAGCAGCCGGTCACGTTGGATCTCGGCCAGGAGGATGCCGTCGGTCATCAGCTTGACCGCCGTCGACCGGTGGATGTGATCGTCGAAGCGGATCTTGTAACCGACACGGCTACCGGGCTCGCCGGCCTTCTCACCGAGTTCATCGGCGATACGGTCGGCGACGCTGCGCGCGGCGATACGCCGGGGCTGGGTGTGGCCGATCCTCTTGTCCGCACCGCGTCCGAGTTCGAGACACATCTTCGGTATCTGTGTCGTTTTCCCGGATCCGGTTTCTCCGGCGACGATGACGACCTGGTTGTCCCTGATCGCCGTCATGATCTCGTCCCTGCGGGCCGACACGGGAAGGGATTCGGGGAACGAGAGGTTCTCGGTGAGGTTCAACCGCATGCTCCGTCGGGGAGCGTTTCCTGTTTTCGAGCCTCGCTGGCGCCCCCGACCCCTCTTGCGGCCCTTCGGCCTGCTGCCACCTGGATTGTCTTCGTCGGAAACCACCCGACGATTCTACCACTGGAGCTGGAAAAACCCGCCGCACACCAGTGTGCGACGGGCAGACAGCGACGCTCTAGCGTGCGTCCTCGATGTCGATTGTCTGGGCGACGCCCTGGACAACGGCAGCGATCTTGACGGCTTCGAAGACCTGCTCCTTGGTCAGGCCTTCATCGCGCACGGTTTTCTCGTGGGCGATGGTGCAGTGGTCGCAACCGTTGATGGTCGACACGGCCAGCGAGAAGAGTTCGAAGTCGACCTTCTCGATTCCCGGCTTGCTGATGACGTTCATCCGCAGTCCCATACGGACCTGCGCGTAGTCGTCCCCGAGCCAGCCGCGGGCTCGGTAGGCGACGTTGTTCATCGCCATGATCGACGCTGCAGCGAGTGCAGCTTCGTAGGCCTCGTCGGACAGGTGTGACTTGGCCTCGTCGGAGATCTCTGACAGAACCTGGTCGTTGCGGGATGCCGCCGCGGAGGCGACGAAGGTACCCCACAACTGCTGCTCGGTCAGCTCCGTGGAGCGTGCGAGGCTGCTGAGGTTGAGCTTCAGGTCCTTGGCGTACTCGGGCAGACCGGACTTCAGGTTGTCGATCGACATATTACTTCAGCGCCTCCTGGACGACGTCCATCTTGTTGATGTTCTTGGTCGGGTCGTTGGCCTGCCAGTTGCAGGCACAGACCTCTTCGGACTGCAGTGCATCGAGGACACGCAGGACCTCGTCGACATTGCGGCCGACAGCATCCGGGGTCACCGAGACGAACTGGATGACGTTGTCGGGGTCGACGATGTAGGTGGCACGGTCCGCGACGCCGTCGGCGTTCTCGACACCCAAGGCGCGGATGAGGTCGTGACGCACATCAGCGAACATGGGGAACGGGACACCCTTGAGCTCGGGGTGGGTTGCACGCCAGTTGAAGTGAGCGAACTCGTTGTCGGTGGACCCGCCGAGGATCTGCGTGTCGCGATCCTGGAACTCGTCATCCAGTTTGCCGAAGGCCGCGATCTCGGTGGGGCAGACGAAGGTGAAGTCCTTCGGGTAGAAGAAGACGACCTTCCACTTGCCCTGGTACTTGTCGAGGCTCACGTTTTCGAAGTAGTCGTCCGGCTGCTGGGCGTTCGCCTCATGCAGGTCGCCGCCCTTGAGCGCGGTGAGATTGAACTCGGGGAACTGGTCACCGACGGTGAGTATGGACATGGGTCATGCCTCCTGGGGTCGTGAAATTCGGACGCTCGTTGTTGTCTTGAGCACGGTCGATTATGCCATGAATCCAGAACTTGTGCAAAGGTATAACTGATTGATGCGGAGGGATCAATAGCGAACGCCTATCGAGATTCGTGGATAGGTTTACCTTTCGCAGATAATGTAAAGTCATAGGCATGGTCAATAAGGATTACCGGCCGACGATCGCGCAACTCAGGACCTTCGCCACCGTTGCCGAACACGGACATTTCGGCGCCGCAGCCCAGCAGCTGGGGATCTCCCAGCCCTCGTTGTCGCAGGGCCTGGCCGCCCTGGAGAACGGTCTGGGGGTCCAGCTGATTGAGAGGTCCACCCGGAAGGTCATCGTCACCGACGTCGGACGGGATCTGCTGCCGTATGCGCAGGCAACCCTCGATAGTCTTGACACGTTCATCAGCCATGCGCGGGGAGCTCACGGTGGGCTCGCCGGTTCCATGGCGCTGGGGATCATTCCCACCATTGCTCCCTTCATCCTGCCGGCGCTCCTCCAGTCGCTCCCGTCGGTGGCGCCGGAACTCGAGCCGAAGATCGTCGAGGAAAAGACGAGTAGCCTGGTCGATTCTCTTCGCCAGGGCGGGCTGGATGCTGTAGTTGTCGCATCTCCTGTAGCAGGCGCCGGCATCGAACAGATTGAGCTCTACCGCGAAGAGTTTGTCCTTGTGCTTCCGGAAAACCACCGCCTTGCAGGCCGACGTGACCTGGCCCTTGATGAGCTGGACGCCCTCGATCTGCTGTTGCTGGATGACGGGCACTGTCTCCGCGACCAGGTGCTGGACTTGTGCCGCTCAGCGTCGCTCACCGTCGATCCAGCCAGGGCCGTCACCAGGGCGGCGAGCCTGTCGACCGTGGTTCAGTGTGTCATCGGAGGTCTGGGCTGCACACTGGTACCGATCAGTGCGGTTGCAGCCGAGTGCGATCGCCCCGGTGTCGCTTTGGCGACCTTCGACGGTGGTGCCGCGACAGCGGGAAGGACAGTTAACCTGAGCTACCGTTCCAGCTCCAACCGGGACGATGCCTTCAGAACCATCGGAAGTATCGTGACCGACGCGTTCGGATCGGGTATGGGAGCAAATCAGAGCGTTCTGGAGACCCGTCTCAGCCCTGGACCACCCGGAGCTCACTGAGTCGGACCTCTCCGGCCTCGTCCGAGCCGTCCAGGTCTACGACGCCTTCAAACGCCCAACCGTGGTCGCCATCGGGGTCGTCGAGGATCTGTCGAACTCTCCATTGTTGTGGTTCTTCAGTGATGATGACCATGTCAGGAGAACGTGCCCCGGCGTCGACCCCGATATCGGCGTATTCGTCGAAGTAGGCATCCATCGCTCCAGGCCAGTCCGGGGGATCGGCGAGGTAGTCGTCCATTGCCGCCAGCTCCTTCTCCTTCTCAAAGGCGAACAGCTCCACATGCCGGAAGAAATAATTCTTCACCATACGACGTAGGGCCCGGGGGTTCGAGCTGAGTTTGGTCGGATCGTCGACGCCGAAGGCGTGCTCCGCCACCTGTTCTTCGGTGACCGGCTTGTCCGGGTCCGCCATCGCAGACCACTCGTCAACCAACGATGAGTCAACCTGGCGGATGAGTTCGCCGAGCCAGACGATGATGTCCTCGAGCTCATCGCTGCGATGCTCCGGCGGAACGGTGTGCGAGAGAGTCCGCCAGGCATCCGTGAGGTACCGCAGCACCACACCTTCTGACCGTGCCAACGAGTAGGTGGCGACCAGGTCGGAGAATGTCATGGCTTTCTCAATCATGTCCCGGACCACCGATTTCGGTGCCAGATCGAACTCTGCCGCCCAGGGATTGGACTCGCAGAAGATGTCGTAGGCCTGTTCGAGCTCTTCTTCCAGTGGTTTCGGCCAGGTAATGTCTTCGACGATGGCCATTCGTTCGGTGTAGTCGACCCCTTCGGCCTTCAACGCCGCAATTTCCTGTCCACGTCGCTCTCGCTGCTGCGCGGTCAGCACCTGATTCGGATTATCAAGGATGGCCTCGACGGTGCTGATTACGTCGAGCGTATAGGTGTCGGATTCCGGGTCGAGGAGATCGAAAGCGGCGAGAGCGAAAGGCGACAGGGGCTGGTTGAGGGCAAAATCCCGCTGGAGTTCCCGGGTCAGCCGTGCGTCCTTCCCAGACGGGGTATCAGCCTCGAACTCTTCGACGATCTCGGTACGCAGCAGCCCGCGGTACAGGTCAATGGTTGTCAGAATGTCCCGGTTCTGTTTGGTACGGGTGTCGTGATTGTCCCGTAGGAGCCCCTTCAATGCAGTGTAGGTCCATTCGTCTCGCGCGACGACGTTAATCAACATCGAATGTGACATCTGGAACTGGCTGACGAGTTCTTCGGGCTCCGCCGTGGTGAGCCTGTCGAACGTCGACTTCGTCCACGTAGCCCGTCCTTCCGGAGCTGACTTTTTCCGGAGTTTCTTCAGCTTCTTCGGATCCGATCCGGCACGCTCACGGAGACGGTAGTTCTCGATCTCGTGTTCCGGTGCTTCCACCACCACGGTGCCTTCAGTGTCATAGCCGGCGCGCCCCGCGCGTCCTGCTATCTGGTGGAATTCGCGGGATTTGAGGATTCGGTGTTTGATTCCGTCATACTTGGCCAACCCGGTCATCAACACCGTGCGGATCGGTACATTGATGCCCACGCCGAGAGTGTCAGTTCCGGATATTACGCTGAGCAGCCCCTGCTGGGCGAGCTTCTCGACCAGTCTCCGGTACTTCGGCAGCATCCCTGCATGATGGATGCCGATCCCTTTGCGCAGAAGTCCGGACAGTGTCTTGCCGAAGGCGGAGGTAAAGCGGAAGTTACCGATGGCAGAGGCGATCTCTGCTTTCCGCTCTTTGTCGACGAAAGTCATGCTGGTCAGCGCTTGTGCGCGTTCAACAGCGTCACGCTGGGAGAAATGGACGATATACACCGGCGCTTTTCCCGCGTCGACAAGTTCCTGCAGTGTTTCGTGAACCGGTGAGTAGACGAAGTCGAAGTCCAGCGGCACCGGGCGGACGGTTCCGGTTACCGGTGTTGTCGCGCGACCCGTGCGGCGAGTGAGGTCTTCTTCCAACCACGCCGTGTCGCCCAGAGTCGCGCTCATGAGGAGAAACTGCGCCCGAGGAAGGCTCAGAAGCGGCACCTGCCAGGCCCATCCCCGATCCGGCTCCGAATAGTAGTGGAACTCATCCATCACCACCTGGTCGATATCCGCTGCAGCGCCGTCGCGGAGCGCGATGTTGGCGACCACCTCTGCTGTCGCACAGATGACGGGAGCGTTACCGTTGACTGTGGCGTCACCGGTCATCATGCCGACATGCGCGGGTCCGAAGATCTCGCAGAGAGAAAAAAACTTCTCGCTGACCAAGGCCTTGATCGGTGCAGTGTAGAACGTACGTTGGCCGTGTGCCAGAGCAATGAAGTGCGCTGCAGTGGCCACCAACGACTTGCCGGACCCGGTCGGGGTCGCCAGGATCACGTTGTCGCCGGAGGCAAGAGCTACCGACGCCTCCTCCTGGGCGGGATACAGAGAGAGCCCGCGGTCGCGGGCCCACGCCAGAAAGGACTCGAGCACCGCGTCGTCGACCAGACTCTCCGGTACTTCATCGAGGTCGGGCAGGAGCGCGGAGAGCGTGGAGTCAGTTGCGGGTGTCGTCACCTGTGTTGTTACCTGTCGCGGTTGTCGGGGTCTTCGTCTGTAGGGTGCTGGCCGTCTTCGGTATCGCTCTCAGAACCATTGCCGTCGACCTCGTTGTCGATGTCCTCGGGCGAGTCGACGGCGCTGGCAAGGAAACGCTCGACTTCGGCGCTGATCTCCTCACCCGACGGTACCTCTTGACCGGGAGCAAGGAGTGCATTGTCCTTCCGCTTGCGTTGGCGGGACTGGTCTTCATCGTACTGCCGCTCGAGAGCACCGACGACCGAGGCGATCTCCGCCGAGTCATCGACCTGGTCCGCCAGCTGTTGGCGAACCTTGTCCATGTCAGCTTCCAGGGCACGCAAGGGCAGGTTGAGA
The genomic region above belongs to Corynebacterium glyciniphilum AJ 3170 and contains:
- a CDS encoding carboxymuconolactone decarboxylase family protein, producing the protein MSIDNLKSGLPEYAKDLKLNLSSLARSTELTEQQLWGTFVASAAASRNDQVLSEISDEAKSHLSDEAYEAALAAASIMAMNNVAYRARGWLGDDYAQVRMGLRMNVISKPGIEKVDFELFSLAVSTINGCDHCTIAHEKTVRDEGLTKEQVFEAVKIAAVVQGVAQTIDIEDAR
- a CDS encoding peroxiredoxin translates to MSILTVGDQFPEFNLTALKGGDLHEANAQQPDDYFENVSLDKYQGKWKVVFFYPKDFTFVCPTEIAAFGKLDDEFQDRDTQILGGSTDNEFAHFNWRATHPELKGVPFPMFADVRHDLIRALGVENADGVADRATYIVDPDNVIQFVSVTPDAVGRNVDEVLRVLDALQSEEVCACNWQANDPTKNINKMDVVQEALK
- a CDS encoding hydrogen peroxide-inducible genes activator; translated protein: MVNKDYRPTIAQLRTFATVAEHGHFGAAAQQLGISQPSLSQGLAALENGLGVQLIERSTRKVIVTDVGRDLLPYAQATLDSLDTFISHARGAHGGLAGSMALGIIPTIAPFILPALLQSLPSVAPELEPKIVEEKTSSLVDSLRQGGLDAVVVASPVAGAGIEQIELYREEFVLVLPENHRLAGRRDLALDELDALDLLLLDDGHCLRDQVLDLCRSASLTVDPARAVTRAASLSTVVQCVIGGLGCTLVPISAVAAECDRPGVALATFDGGAATAGRTVNLSYRSSSNRDDAFRTIGSIVTDAFGSGMGANQSVLETRLSPGPPGAH
- a CDS encoding DEAD/DEAH box helicase — translated: MTTPATDSTLSALLPDLDEVPESLVDDAVLESFLAWARDRGLSLYPAQEEASVALASGDNVILATPTGSGKSLVATAAHFIALAHGQRTFYTAPIKALVSEKFFSLCEIFGPAHVGMMTGDATVNGNAPVICATAEVVANIALRDGAAADIDQVVMDEFHYYSEPDRGWAWQVPLLSLPRAQFLLMSATLGDTAWLEEDLTRRTGRATTPVTGTVRPVPLDFDFVYSPVHETLQELVDAGKAPVYIVHFSQRDAVERAQALTSMTFVDKERKAEIASAIGNFRFTSAFGKTLSGLLRKGIGIHHAGMLPKYRRLVEKLAQQGLLSVISGTDTLGVGINVPIRTVLMTGLAKYDGIKHRILKSREFHQIAGRAGRAGYDTEGTVVVEAPEHEIENYRLRERAGSDPKKLKKLRKKSAPEGRATWTKSTFDRLTTAEPEELVSQFQMSHSMLINVVARDEWTYTALKGLLRDNHDTRTKQNRDILTTIDLYRGLLRTEIVEEFEADTPSGKDARLTRELQRDFALNQPLSPFALAAFDLLDPESDTYTLDVISTVEAILDNPNQVLTAQQRERRGQEIAALKAEGVDYTERMAIVEDITWPKPLEEELEQAYDIFCESNPWAAEFDLAPKSVVRDMIEKAMTFSDLVATYSLARSEGVVLRYLTDAWRTLSHTVPPEHRSDELEDIIVWLGELIRQVDSSLVDEWSAMADPDKPVTEEQVAEHAFGVDDPTKLSSNPRALRRMVKNYFFRHVELFAFEKEKELAAMDDYLADPPDWPGAMDAYFDEYADIGVDAGARSPDMVIITEEPQQWRVRQILDDPDGDHGWAFEGVVDLDGSDEAGEVRLSELRVVQG